GACAGATACTGGTCGCCTTTAGCGGCGGTCTGGACTCTACCGTGCTTTTACACCAACTGGTGCAATGGCGGATGCAACAACCGACCCTCTCGCTTCGCGCCATGCACATCCATCATGGACTTAGCGCTCACGCCGATGAGTGGGTGGCACACTGTGAAGCCGTCTGCGCGCAATGGCAGGTTCCGCTGGTGGTGGAGCGGGTCACGCTGGTGGACGCCGGGCTGGGAATCGAAGCGCAGGCCCGGCAGGCGCGGTATCAGGCATTTGCCGATGCGCTATTGCCCGGTGAGGTGTTGGTGACTGCCCAGCATCTTGACGATCAGTGTGAAACCTTTTTGCTGGCGCTCAAACGCGGCAGCGGACCGGCTGGGCTGTCTGCAATGGCGGAGAGTGCTGAGTTTGCGGGCACGTTACTCATTCGTCCGTTATTGACGCAACCCCGTGCGGCACTGGAGCAATGGGCAAGGCAACATCAGCTTCGCTGGATTGAAGATGAAAGCAATCAGGATGACGCCTACGATCGCAACTTCCTGCGTTTGCAGGTTCTGCCGCTTCTGCAACAGCGCTGGCCGCATTTCGCTGACGCCACGGCACGCAGCGCAGCGCTGTGTGCTGAACAAGAGAGTCTGCTGGATGAACTGCTTGCCGATGAACTGTCTTCTTGCACCACAGATAACGGCACGCTGGAGTTAACGCCGCTCATGGCGATGAGCCGTGTCCGGCGCGCTGCGCTACTTCGCCGCTGGCTGGCGGCGAAAAATGCGCCGATGCCTTCACGCGATGGACTGGAACGTCTCTGGCAGGAGGTGGCGCTGGCGCGTGAAGATGCGTCACCGTGCCTGCGTTTCGGCGAGTACGAGGTGCGGCGCTTTCAGGGACAGCTGTGGTGGATTAAATCTGTTGTCGGACAAAGTGAGACAATACTGCCCTGGCCTCGCTGGCAGTTACCGCTCACGTTGCCTGCCGGGCTGGGCCATCTGCGGTTACTGGTGGGGGACGAATTACGCGCGCCTCATGAGGATGAGCGTGTCAGTATCCGTTTTAAAGCGCCGGGAATGCTGCATATCGTTGGCCGTAGCGGTGGCCGCAAGCTCAAGAAAATCTGGCAGGAGTTGAATGTACCTTCCTGGCGACGAGATACCACGCCATTGCTGTTT
The sequence above is drawn from the Citrobacter amalonaticus genome and encodes:
- the tilS gene encoding tRNA lysidine(34) synthetase TilS; the encoded protein is MTTLTLNTSLITSRQILVAFSGGLDSTVLLHQLVQWRMQQPTLSLRAMHIHHGLSAHADEWVAHCEAVCAQWQVPLVVERVTLVDAGLGIEAQARQARYQAFADALLPGEVLVTAQHLDDQCETFLLALKRGSGPAGLSAMAESAEFAGTLLIRPLLTQPRAALEQWARQHQLRWIEDESNQDDAYDRNFLRLQVLPLLQQRWPHFADATARSAALCAEQESLLDELLADELSSCTTDNGTLELTPLMAMSRVRRAALLRRWLAAKNAPMPSRDGLERLWQEVALAREDASPCLRFGEYEVRRFQGQLWWIKSVVGQSETILPWPRWQLPLTLPAGLGHLRLLVGDELRAPHEDERVSIRFKAPGMLHIVGRSGGRKLKKIWQELNVPSWRRDTTPLLFYGETLIAAAGVFVTRDGAAGEESGVRLVWDQIGGNA